A stretch of the Nakaseomyces glabratus chromosome L, complete sequence genome encodes the following:
- the STB6 gene encoding Stb6p (CAGL0L05016g~Ortholog of S. cerevisiae : STB6, C. albicans SC5314 : C3_03150W_A, C. dubliniensis CD36 : Cd36_83110, C. parapsilosis CDC317 : CPAR2_103210 and Candida tenuis NRRL Y-1498 : CANTEDRAFT_133418) translates to MDVRAKSYESLQSHNSLTSEAKHELVSFIFPDCRALYKLHIDRCRELNYSEIQLEGFDIYIVEQWAAVRKLSTLITTYTGNSQDSIFAVRVLLPREPSLWPPEFKAYHDQLLKFCKPMVRDKGIVFVTELSTIPSNLNILHVDTGDQREAWKNFKVNYDLKRLHCGGRSALLLRGPSSAAVGKFAQLFKISMDHFPQDSAPGSSDTTPQNGAADSSHHNDKKTLGQALHLVKMASHYDQHMYCPVAELITLVQISLNYFNMFEGCPYKDGLLCEETKKAIENWWDSYGKIYLGIEKPKNEAILGPTTVASLFSFVLCCFFKLMLEDCISSKDPFDEEEFFTGIYTFQKKYNLVREEERTYLDLLTIQKLFAVTNKETNRDLFKFHKVVKSAVHDIKGNGNFRQLSNDVLTTDLDNLIKNVHCGSLGWLWKTKNGKRDNSYLWKRNEFANFTYENGDLETELEKQTALCKQRRELKEELKKQKKESDIIFVEEREWIDDEKIPDIPQVTEIASSNESISSMLCNYDVGKFMRMNDTNQSYRNEYFRRNSFPFMKAETYQKYHTFAVGYEPLASVRHRAGSISCIQDGLEVWDLPFDSSAVKIARDIMRTERLEDPNGPQLESFSENVIEEDICYEDEELMRECSKFSDKFKSILQEHKTYYSNLKTLDDAKWKVGHDQALLENDMEEINSLSSKLAYNVKVLERRVRDVERSINRFQDKISTVQDSILEGGCGIKDSLFATCDEKELQEIILGMMNKEKTKYQALCLKVISMEVFSQFKDDLMGWCKWLFGEFSFHKGIKKNAND, encoded by the coding sequence ATGGACGTGCGTGCGAAGTCCTACGAGAGTTTGCAGAGTCACAACTCGCTGACGTCGGAGGCCAAGCATGAGCTGGTGAGTTTCATCTTCCCTGACTGCAGGGCTCTTTACAAGTTACACATCGACCGGTGCCGTGAGCTGAACTACTCAGAGATTCAGCTGGAAGGCTTTGATATATACATTGTTGAGCAGTGGGCCGCTGTGCGGAAGCTTTCCACGCTGATAACCACGTACACTGGTAACTCTCAGGACTCTATATTTGCCGTGCGGGTGCTGCTTCCCAGGGAGCCCAGCCTGTGGCCCCCCGAATTCAAGGCTTACCATGACcaattattgaaattctGTAAGCCCATGGTGCGAGATAAAGGCATAGTCTTTGTTACAGAGCTGTCTACCATCCCGTCTAACCTGAATATACTGCACGTTGACACGGGTGACCAGCGGGAGGCGTGGAAGAACTTCAAAGTCAACTACGATCTTAAACGGTTACACTGTGGCGGAAGGTCAGCCCTGCTCTTGCGCGGTCCCTCCAGTGCTGCAGTGGGTAAATTCGCCCAGCTGTTTAAGATATCTATGGACCATTTCCCACAAGATAGTGCGCCAGGTTCAAGCGATACAACTCCACAGAATGGTGCCGCAGATAGCAGCCATCATAATGATAAGAAGACCCTGGGACAAGCACTGCATTTGGTGAAGATGGCTTCTCACTACGACCAACATATGTACTGTCCTGTCGCAGAACTAATAACCCTGGTACAGATATCTTTAAACTACTTCAACATGTTCGAAGGTTGCCCTTATAAAGATGGTTTACTATGTGAAGAAACGAAGAAAGCCATAGAAAATTGGTGGGATAGTTATGGTAAGATATATCTGGGTATTGAAAAACCTAAAAATGAGGCAATATTAGGACCCACTACTGTAGCGTCTTTGTTCAGCTTTGTGCtttgttgtttcttcaaaCTAATGCTTGAAGATTGTATTTCCTCTAAGGATCcctttgatgaagaagaatttttcactGGTATTTACacatttcaaaagaagtaCAATCTTGTCAGAGAAGAAGAGCGTACGTATCTCGATTTGCTGACTatacaaaaattatttgCTGTGACAAACAAAGAAACGAACAGAGATTTGTTTAAGTTCCACAAAGTGGTCAAATCTGCTGTTCATGACATTAAGGGTAACGGTAATTTTAGGCAGCTCTCAAATGATGTGTTAACAACCGATTTAGACAACCTTATCAAAAACGTACATTGTGGTTCTCTTGGCTGGCTCTGGAAAACCAAAAATGGAAAGAGAGATAATAGCTATCTCTGGAAGAGAAATGAGTTTGCTAATTTCACATATGAGAATGGTGATTTAGAGACAGAACTAGAGAAACAAACAGCATTATGCAAACAAAGAAGGGAGCTTAAAGAGgagttgaagaaacagaaaaaggAGTCTGATATAATATTTGTGGAAGAAAGAGAGTGGatagatgatgaaaaaatCCCAGATATACCACAAGTAACGGAAATCGCAAGTTCAAATGAATCTATATCGTCAATGTTATGCAATTATGATGTTGGAAAGTTTATGCGCATGAATGATACCAATCAAAGTTATAGAAATGAGTACTTCAGAAGGAATTCCTTTCCCTTCATGAAAGCTGAGacatatcaaaaatatcacACATTTGCTGTTGGATACGAACCTCTGGCTTCCGTGAGACACAGAGCTGGTTCAATAAGTTGTATTCAGGATGGATTAGAAGTATGGGACTTACCATTTGATTCATCGGCGGTTAAAATTGCTCGGGATATAATGAGAACTGAAAGATTAGAAGATCCAAATGGCCCTCAGCTGGAAAGCTTTTCAGAAAATGTGATTGAAGAGGATATCTGCtatgaagatgaggagTTAATGAGAGAGTGTTCCAAGTTCAGTGATAAATTCAAATCGATATTGCAAGAGCATAAGACTTACTATTCAAATCTGAAAACGCTAGATGATGCTAAGTGGAAAGTCGGTCATGATCAAGCTTTACTAGAGAACGATATGGAAGAAATTAACTCTTTGAGTTCAAAACTGGCTTATAATGTTAAggttcttgaaagaagagTAAGAGATGTAGAGCGGAGCATAAATAGATTTCAAGATAAAATAAGCACAGTGCAGGATAGTATACTTGAAGGTGGTTGTGGAATTAAAGATTCGCTATTTGCGACTTGTGATGAGAAAGAATTGCAGGAGATTATATTGGGGATGATGAATAAAGAGAAAACTAAATATCAAGCTTTGTGTCTAAAGGTTATTAGCATGGAGGTATTTAGTCAGTTTAAGGATGATTTGATGGGATGGTGCAAATGGTTATTCGGCGAATTTTCTTTCCACAAAGggataaagaaaaatgcCAATGATTAG
- the MUD2 gene encoding Mud2p (CAGL0L05038g~Ortholog(s) have mRNA binding, pre-mRNA branch point binding activity, role in mRNA branch site recognition and commitment complex localization) encodes MSETEKTLEDLRAKIIQSMGGKPSGAGTGTGAGTGAGTGAGTGSGTGESRMERDKGGRSDMSRQDHGRSTRYSNERRGNYQNAAQYNNNMSRDDYYQTQRYSRNAQRNPIHQYGGYRQTQNHGQNPNHNQNYRYQNQPQQYTNQNQRNRYNNGNPQPNSVHKPPHHQTKKVANLDDPIFRNITKNRAACHIVIEIDGKQDIEKIITLQKLLLTKIEQLLESQDFLKDFFLKPVSFHDIEELESKAVLHLETSEPEQASLIIACHKFLVSQLNEQQTITITRPENYIATNDRINKICNKDTLCVENVETGGSTKQEILANLKAPKSGDFDFMEPIFYKDSDNDDIKFTKLILVLLKNSGSESTIDWKLNGQSVETYKINDNRGLFQPIEELQFDTLPKLATSEGRKPNETIILLNCIDPMELKEKKNIAELKESLKEILNFENYELQVAIPSVDYRINIDHIKELAGTVFIKFQNEGDATSALNELSGKKFNGRTILGTYAMQSDIETPGLHIE; translated from the coding sequence ATGTCTGAGACGGAGAAGACGCTGGAAGATTTGCGAGCTAAGATCATTCAGTCGATGGGTGGTAAGCCCTCTGGTGCTGGAACTGGTACTGGTGCTGGTACCGGTGCTGGAACTGGTGCTGGTACTGGGAGTGGAACTGGTGAGTCGCGGATGGAGCGGGACAAGGGTGGTCGCTCTGACATGTCTCGACAGGATCATGGGAGAAGTACGCGGTATAGCAACGAGAGGAGGGGAAACTACCAGAATGCGGCACAgtataacaataatatgaGCCGTGATGACTACTACCAGACCCAGAGATATAGTAGGAATGCGCAAAGGAATCCTATCCATCAATACGGTGGATATAGACAAACGCAAAACCACGGTCAGAACCCAAACCATAACCAAAACTACAGGTACCAGAACCAACCACAACAATACACCAACCAAAACCAGAGAAATAGGTATAACAATGGTAATCCACAACCCAACAGTGTGCACAAACCACCCCACCATCAAACCAAAAAGGTAGCAAACCTGGATGACCCCATTTTCAGGAATATTACAAAGAACAGAGCTGCATGCCACATTGTTATTGAAATAGATGGGAAACAAGACATAGAAAAGATCATAACGTTGCAGAAGCTTTTGCTAACAAAGATTGAACAGTTATTAGAGTCTCAAGACTTCCTcaaagatttttttttgaaacctgtttcttttcatgATATAGAAGAACTGGAGTCCAAGGCAGTTTTGCACCTAGAGACCTCAGAGCCAGAACAAGCGTCTTTAATTATAGCGTGCCACAAATTCCTCGTCAGTCAATTAAATGAACAACAGACTATAACAATTACTAGACCAGAAAACTACATTGCTACAAATGACAgaatcaacaaaatatgTAACAAAGATACCTTGTGCGTTGAGAACGTTGAAACTGGTGGAAGCACAAAGCAAGAGATACTCGCGAACTTGAAAGCACCAAAATCTGGTGACTTTGATTTCATGGAGccaatattttataaaGATAGCgataatgatgatattaaatttaCCAAACTTATATTGGTTTTACTCAAAAATAGTGGTTCTGAGTCCACTATTGATTGGAAACTGAACGGCCAGAGTGTTGAAACTTATAAGATCAACGACAATAGGGGATTATTTCAACCAATTGAAGAACTGCAATTTGATACCTTACCAAAATTAGCTACAAGTGAAGGCAGGAAACCGAATGaaacaataatattgttAAACTGCATAGACCCTATGGAactgaaagagaaaaaaaatatagcTGAACTAAAGGAATCACTAAAAGAGATACTTAACTTTGAAAACTATGAATTGCAGGTAGCTATACCAAGTGTAGACTACCGTATTAACATTGACCATATTAAAGAATTAGCCGGAACTGTTTTTATCAAGTTTCAAAACGAAGGCGATGCCACTAGTGCTCTAAACGAACTCTCAGgcaaaaaatttaatggCCGAACTATTCTAGGAACCTATGCTATGCAATCAGATATTGAGACACCTGGACTACACATTGAGTAA
- the AAN1 gene encoding Aan1p (CAGL0L05060g~Ortholog(s) have role in response to drug and cytoplasm localization), whose amino-acid sequence MSVATAEHANHSPEQSAQPISDGSAGAKGDNIGERRRRRSRRRRPRFNFVKEMAVSGTVYDTITSIEYLNFKYGLRKSHYIKKFVRCIHRKINEDVSRISDEIVEMLSPWVKIKLFLLLVTLSERGGPEYWFDKNEADKDQKDTEKDGSPEAEGNNDQTEGQNEENKSKIDNATSGKSKDDTKKLINKKTKMKLLPTLTEQIMQQNINLEFTEETYDENYIFSSIWANFMEGLINYYLEKVIVPHSEMKVCQQLYKPMMKIISLYNEYNELMEKSERNGFLPKSNGLEDLETENSEDQEKTKKEAADEIEELSANLQNINLNNADNVVAQERLQRAQKLLWQARQDIPKTISKELTLLSEMYSTLSADEQDYELDEFVCCAEEYIELEYLPNLVDVLFANCGTNNFWKIMLVLEPFFYYIEEVNGHEDTEDDEFEERYITDTDGASGPARQSFKPDPRVITLEKICEVAARQKWI is encoded by the coding sequence ATGAGCGTTGCTACAGCAGAACATGCAAACCATAGTCCAGAACAATCAGCCCAGCCAATTTCTGATGGAAGTGCGGGCGCAAAAGGAGATAATATTGGAGAGAGGAGAAGGAGACGtagcagaagaagaagaccaCGGTTTAATTTTGTGAAAGAGATGGCTGTTTCTGGTACTGTTTATGATACCATCACCTCTATAGAATATCttaatttcaaatatgGACTAAGGAAGTCTCATTACATCAAGAAATTTGTTAGATGCATTCATAGGAAGATCAACGAGGATGTTAGTAGAATAAGCGATGAGATTGTCGAAATGTTAAGTCCATGGgtcaaaatcaaattattCCTTCTATTGGTAACATTATCAGAAAGAGGAGGACCCGAATATTGGtttgataaaaatgaagCCGACAAAGATCAGAAAGATACGGAGAAGGATGGAAGTCCTGAAGCAGAAGGCAATAATGATCAGACTGAAGGTCAAAATGAGGAAAATAAATCGAAAATAGATAATGCTACGTCAGGTAAATCAAAAGAtgatacaaaaaaattaatcaataaaaaaactaaaatgAAACTACTACCAACTTTAACTGAACAAATCATGcaacaaaatatcaacCTTGAATTCACTGAGGAAACCTATGATGAAAATTACATATTTTCATCTATATGGGCCAATTTCATGGAAGGCttaataaattattatctgGAGAAAGTCATTGTTCCACATTCCGAAATGAAAGTTTGTCAACAGCTTTATAAGCCAATGATGAAgattatttcattatacAATGAGTATAATGAGCTGATGGAAAAAAGTGAACGTAATGGTTTCCTCCCCAAATCAAATGGATTGGAAGATCTAGAAACGGAGAATTCAGAAGACCAAGAAAAAACGAAGAAAGAAGCTGCTGATGAGATTGAAGAACTTAGTGCAAACTTGCAGAATATTAATCTCAACAACGCCGATAATGTTGTTGCACAAGAGAGATTACAAAGAGCACAAAAGCTACTATGGCAAGCTAGACAAGATATCCCTAAAACTATCAGCAAAGAGTTGACATTATTATCGGAAATGTACTCCACGTTATCAGCGGATGAACAAGATTATGAATTAGATGAATTTGTGTGTTGTGCTGAAGAGTATATCGAACTTGAATACCTACCCAATCTAGTGGATGTATTATTTGCTAATTGCGGCACGAATAATTTCTGGAAAATAATGCTTGTTCTTGAACCATTCTTTTACTATATTGAGGAAGTTAACGGCCATGAAGATacagaagatgatgagTTCGAAGAGAGATACATCACTGATACTGATGGTGCTAGTGGACCCGCCAGACAGAGTTTTAAACCTGATCCTAGGGTAATCACACTCGAAAAAATTTGCGAAGTTGCTGCTCGACAAAAATGGATTTAA
- the PSG1 gene encoding Psg1p (CAGL0L05082g~Ortholog(s) have endoplasmic reticulum, fungal-type vacuole localization) has protein sequence MLEFVSFLLSLLLLQPVLGYRPVIHPKEKETTSEEPKPWIRTVYSTKVEIVTPTVIAGVTFSAKPLATPDPLLPWVSLQKDGRPKTIKPEIKNGHTRKGRPDYSTYFKTATIHKYTYDELKAHNMDPNDVYEEEVWLDEDDTYVSLNPVIRCTPNRYVNKKQDIVEGPFCTPKENSRFKVGSTYFVTWFTKFFEEPTTGKVADKVRLHISYVKEKAREKGYHRRALPATFYTSEWFHNVDGLYAIEPENDWLGKEYERRVVISIQPDYIPDDEFDPLEHGVLLYLIKGTKVAKKTKDELRLEDAGISDDTWYYVALTIPTLVVVALVFMYFFLYLNKGNRDFSDITMQEMKKKHRVLGKISDMKGFKKFKNHKYSELPTFQKTDKQS, from the coding sequence ATGTTAGAATTTGTGTCTTTTTTGCTGTCCCTGTTGCTATTGCAACCGGTTTTAGGTTACAGACCTGTAATCCATCCAAAGGAGAAGGAGACAACGTCTGAGGAACCAAAACCATGGATCCGTACAGTTTACTCGACTAAGGTTGAAATTGTTACACCTACGGTTATTGCTGGTGTTACATTTTCCGCCAAGCCATTGGCTACTCCTGATCCTTTACTGCCTTGGGTTTCTTTACAAAAGGATGGTAGACCAAAAACTATCAAGCCTGAAATCAAGAATGGGCATACCAGAAAGGGTCGCCCTGATTATTCCACCTACTTCAAGACCGCCACCATTCACAAATACACTTATGATGAACTGAAGGCTCATAATATGGATCCAAACGATGtttatgaagaagaagtctGGTTGGATGAGGACGATACCTATGTATCCTTGAACCCCGTTATCAGATGTACTCCAAACCGTTATGTCAATAAGAAACAAGATATTGTTGAAGGTCCATTCTGTACTCCTAAGGAAAACTCCAGATTTAAAGTCGGTTCAACATATTTTGTCACTTGGTTTACGAAGTTCTTCGAAGAGCCTACCACAGGAAAAGTGGCTGATAAAGTTCGTCTACATATCTCATATGTTAAGGAAAAGGCCCGCGAGAAAGGTTATCACAGAAGAGCTCTTCCAGCCACTTTTTACACTTCTGAATGGTTCCATAATGTCGATGGTCTTTACGCTATTGAACCCGAAAACGATTGGTTAGGCAAAGAATATGAACGTCGTGTTGTTATCTCTATTCAACCAGACTATATTCCAGATGATGAGTTTGATCCTCTCGAGCACGGTGTATTACTTTATCTCATCAAGGGAACCAAGGTGGCCAAGAAGACCAAGGATGAACTGAGATTGGAAGATGCAGGTATCAGTGATGATACTTGGTACTATGTTGCTTTAACTATTCCAACATTAGTTGTTGTTGCCTTGGTATTCATGTACTTCTTTTTGTATCTGAATAAGGGTAACAGAGATTTCTCGGATATTACAATGCaggaaatgaaaaagaagcACCGTGTTTTAGGTAAAATCTCTGATATGAAGGGATTCAAAAAGTTCAAGAATCATAAATACAGTGAGCTTCCAACCTTCCAAAAGACTGATAAACAGAGTTAG
- the SMY1 gene encoding Smy1p (CAGL0L05104g~Ortholog(s) have role in cellular response to biotic stimulus, cellular response to starvation and filamentous growth of a population of unicellular organisms in response to biotic stimulus, more) produces MVMHWSLGSKDTERLPSDLISLTAKPIEPSPVTAVVRLATANKEKLAELEKQRSADTQDVVKQVRHFTLQENNTIIHYPITNFADESIFNFEKVYDVGVPLVDIHKSLSESVLKDIYDGYDVSIISYGEAGSGKSFTLFGNEDSDGIIALTFQDIIQKKRELEKDQNTIVNIQISALEISLEKVYDMLHSADDRKPLKSHHETKKFGLYYQEANNEYINSIKEFDRVMKLIQDNKEASEKKMDSKRSTSHVVIRCSVEQLDRVHGTITSSNIMFADLCGSNRFEKDVDQKLGVENIKKLNLSISNLESVVNSVLQNQQKNHLYIENKLVPSVNSSDLQRVPYKDSQLTGLIQEALGGNSRTRVVLNCFDDKSHHEETIATLRFGVQLQNILNFVRADVTGLNSKKTLDLLIDNMKVIENNYDQKITLLESELNKLADTVKKAKVTEELETEIVEKNDEIKKLREQLETMTQLFNNIDPKESEDTKKIIQTLMEKCESVAQLQLELEGQLHENSILKGDGEIKDAKIRTLETMNSRLVEQLQNQESSTQDILKSNGILKKELEALSNISKSQQEKIKILEAKLRDSVVISSTESSPRKGSVSSSSINTMLPIDESDGQSKSWGFVSSSSKTGNFWGGRKVSTSSMTTITSQDSFQPKPLKKGFSLNTVKPKNEPEAGS; encoded by the coding sequence ATGGTTATGCATTGGAGTTTGGGTTCTAAAGATACTGAAAGGCTTCCGTCGGATCTCATTTCGTTGACTGCGAAGCCTATTGAGCCAAGTCCAGTGACTGCAGTTGTAAGACTGGCCACTGCAAATAAGGAGAAGTTAGCAGAGTTAGAAAAACAGCGTAGCGCTGATACACAGGATGTGGTGAAACAGGTAAGGCATTTCACtttacaagaaaataatacGATTATTCATTACCCGATTACCAATTTTGCAGATGAGAGCATATTCAACTTTGAAAAGGTGTACGACGTAGGAGTACCATTAGTAGACATTCACAAAAGTCTATCAGAATCTGTCTTGAAGGATATATATGATGGCTATGATGTGAGTATAATTAGTTATGGGGAAGCTGGAAGTGGTAAGTCGTTTACACTGTTTGGGAACGAAGATTCTGACGGTATTATTGCACTCACGTTTCAGGACattatacaaaaaaagagagaatTAGAGAAAGATCAGAATACAATAgtaaatattcaaatttctgCTTTAGAAATCTCTTTGGAGAAGGTGTATGACATGTTACATTCTGCAGATGATAGGAAGCCGTTAAAGTCGCACCACGAAACTAAGAAGTTTGGGCTATATTACCAGGAAGCcaataatgaatatataaatagtATCAAAGAGTTTGATAGAGTAATGAAACTGATACAGGATAATAAGGAAGCGtctgaaaagaagatggaTAGTAAAAGATCGACTTCGCATGTTGTTATCAGATGCTCTGTTGAACAATTAGATAGAGTACACGGGACGATCACTTCATCGAATATAATGTTTGCGGATCTTTGCGGTTCTAACAGATTTGAAAAGGACGTGGACCAGAAGTTAGGTGtagagaatataaaaaagcTGAATCTCTCGATTTCCAACTTGGAAAGTGTGGTCAATTCTGTGCTTCAAAACCAACAGAAGAACCACCTATATATAGAAAACAAGTTGGTTCCAAGTGTTAATAGTTCAGATTTGCAGCGAGTACCATACAAGGACTCACAGTTAACTGGCTTAATACAAGAAGCTTTGGGTGGTAACTCTCGCACCCGTGTTGTGTTAAATTGTTTCGATGATAAATCGCACCATGAGGAGACTATCGCCACTCTACGATTTGGTGTTCAGTTGCAAAATATTCTAAATTTTGTAAGGGCAGACGTTACCGGTTTGAACTCCAAAAAGACGCTTGATCTTTTGATCGATAATATGAAGGttatagaaaataattatGATCAAAAGATAACCCTATTAGAATCTGAGCTTAATAAACTAGCGGACACTGTTAAGAAGGCAAAGGTGACTGAGGAGCTAGAAACCGAGATTGTAGAGAAGAATGATGAGATAAAGAAACTAAGAGAACAATTAGAGACGATGACACAGTTGTTCAATAACATTGATCCCAAGGAGTCTGAGGATACCAAAAAGATCATTCAAACTTTGATGGAGAAATGTGAAAGTGTTGCTCAGTTGCAACTAGAACTGGAGGGTCAATTGCATGAGAACTCTATCTTGAAAGGAGATGGCGAGATCAAAGACGCTAAGATACGAACATTGGAAACAATGAACTCCCGATTAGTCgaacaattacaaaatcaagaaagttCTACACAAGATATACTGAAGAGTAATGGTATTCTTAAGAAAGAACTCGAAGCGTTATCGAATATATCTAAGTCACAACAAGAAAAGATCAAGATTCTCGAAGCCAAACTAAGAGACTCTGTAGTGATTAGTTCTACTGAGAGCTCACCAAGGAAGGGATCGGTAAGTTCTTCCTCAATAAATACAATGTTGCCCATAGATGAGTCTGACGGCCAATCTAAATCGTGGGGGTTTGTATCATCTTCCTCGAAAACTGGCAACTTTTGGGGAGGTCGCAAAGTCTCTACTAGCAGCATGACCACAATTACTTCCCAGGATTCATTTCAACCAAAGCCGTTAAAGAAAGGGTTTAGTCTAAACACAGTCAAGCCAAAGAACGAACCTGAGGCCGGCTCGTAG
- the VMA5 gene encoding H(+)-transporting V1 sector ATPase subunit C (CAGL0L05126g~Ortholog(s) have role in calcium ion transport into cytosol and cytosol, fungal-type vacuole membrane, plasma membrane localization), with protein MATALYTANDFFLVSLPGNAKPASGQADVDTWLKNNLLGGRTFVSDFKIPEFKIGSLDNLLVESEDLSKIDNQVGSSVSKIVEILSGMNEASTNDYKTIPINNMPIPEYLEHFEWQTRKFKLDKSIKELMSNLSDEASQLDLDVRATYTNYTNAKSNLAAAERKKTGDLSVRSLHDIVKSDDFILDSEYLTTVLIAVPKNLKADFEKTYETLSKNVVPGSAGIIAKDDDYILYNVHLFKRNAQEFTTAAREKKFIPREFNYSEELIDQLKREHDSAASLEQSLRIQLVRLAKTAFVDVFVIWFHIKALRVYVESVLRYGLPPHFIIKIIAVPPKNVTKCKQELVDAFGFLGGNAFARDKKGKISKDDTSLHQYANLVDADYEPFVFYHIKL; from the coding sequence ATGGCTACTGCGTTGTACACTGCTAATGATTTCTTTCTGGTGTCGTTGCCAGGAAATGCGAAGCCTGCTAGTGGTCAAGCTGATGTAGACACATGGCTGAAGAATAACTTACTTGGAGGCAGGACGTTCGTGTCTGATTTCAAGATACCTGAGTTTAAAATTGGTTCTCTGGACAATTTGCTAGTGGAGTCTGAGGACTTGAGTAAGATAGATAACCAGGTCGGGTCATCGGTTTCCAAGATTGTCGAAATTTTATCTGGTATGAATGAGGCATCTACTAACGATTATAAGACTATACCTATTAACAATATGCCGATTCCGGAGTATCTAGAACATTTTGAATGGCAAACAAGGAAATTCAAGCTTGATAAATCAATCAAGGAATTGATGAGCAATTTGTCAGACGAAGCATCACAGCTAGATCTTGATGTTAGAGCAACTTACACAAACTACACAAACGCAAAGTCCAATCTGGCTGCAGcagagagaaagaagacaGGAGACTTGTCGGTAAGATCCCTACACGATATTGTTAAATCTGACGATTTCATCCTAGACTCTGAGTACTTGACCACTGTGTTAATTGCTGTACCAAAGAACTTGAAAGCCGATTTTGAGAAGACCTATGAGACTTTGAGTAAAAATGTAGTTCCGGGATCTGCTGGTATAATTGCAAAGGATGATGACTACATCTTGTACAATGTCCACCTATTCAAGAGAAATGCACAAGAATTTACCACGGCAGCCAGAGAGAAGAAGTTTATACCTAGAGAATTTAACTATAGCGAGGAGCTGATAGATCAATTGAAAAGGGAACATGATTCAGCAGCAAGTTTGGAACAATCTCTACGTATCCAATTGGTAAGATTAGCTAAGACAGCGTTCGTCGACGTATTCGTGATATGGTTCCACATCAAAGCCCTGCGTGTCTACGTGGAGTCTGTGTTGCGTTATGGGCTTCCTCCACATTTCATAATTAAGATCATCGCAGTACCCCCAAAGAATGTAACTAAATGTAAGCAAGAGCTAGTAGATGCGTTTGGATTCCTAGGTGGAAATGCTTTCGCTAGAGACAAGAAGGGTAAGATTAGCAAAGACGACACGTCCTTACACCAATACGCAAACTTGGTGGACGCAGATTATGAACCGTTTGTATTCTATCACATCAAATTGTAG